A genome region from Erigeron canadensis isolate Cc75 chromosome 3, C_canadensis_v1, whole genome shotgun sequence includes the following:
- the LOC122590671 gene encoding putative glucose-6-phosphate 1-epimerase — MSTSSVAKDAVEFTTGINGFETVILHQKPHTSVQVYLYGAHVTSWKNEREELLFVSSKAIFAPPKSILGGISVSFPLFPDKDALAAFGFARNRVWTIDSGGSSYLPNVNNEVSVDLLLSPTEKDLKIWPHRFEYRLRVAVRPGGELVLTSRIRNTNPDGKSFMFAFACPAYFSVSDINDVRVEGLETLDYLDNMKNEERCTDQGDALAFESLESEIDMTYLSTPTKIKIRDHKKRRTLVIQKDGLPDAVVWNPWDKNATNMAGFGKNEYRHMLCVGAARMENPVTLKPGEEWTVKLQLSAANLS, encoded by the exons ATGTCAACATCATCCGTTGCTAAAGATGCTGTTGAGTTTACTACCGGCATCAATGGCTTTGAAACCGTCATTCTCCATCAAAAACCTCACACTTCTGTTCAG GTATATCTGTATGGAGCTCATGTGACATCTTGGAAAAATGAGCGAGAAGAATTGCTTTTTGTCAGTAGCAAG GCAATCTTTGCTCCTCCAAAGAGTATACTTGGGGGTATTTCTGTATCCTTTCCTCTA TTCCCAGATAAAGATGCTCTTGCAGCATTTGGATTTGCTAGAAACAGAGTATGGACCATAGACTCTGGCGGCTCTTCTTATCTACCCAATGTCAATAATGAAGTTTCTGTGGATCTGTTACTGAGTCCCACTGAGAAGGATTTGAAGATATGGCCTCACAG GTTTGAGTATCGGCTGAGGGTTGCTGTAAGACCTGGAGGAGAATTAGTGTTGACATCTCGGATCAGAAATACCAACCCTGATGGAAAGTCATTTATGTTCGCATTTGCCTGTCCAGCCTATTTTTCTGTTTCAGATATCAA TGATGTTCGAGTGGAAGGATTGGAGACACTTGATTACCTTGACAATATGAAGAACGAAGAAAGATGTACAGATCAAGGGGATGCATTAGCCTTTGAATCCCTTGAATCGGAG ATTGACATGACATATCTGAGCACACCAACAAAGATTAAGATTCGGGATCATAAAAAGAGGCGAACACTTGTCATTCAGAAAGATGGGCTTCCTGATGCTG TTGTGTGGAATCCATGGGATAAGAATGCAACAAATATGGCTGGTTTTGGAAAGAATGAGTACAGACACATGCTTTGTGTGGGGGCAGCAAGAATGGAAAATCCAGTTACGTTGAAGCCTGGTGAGGAATGGACAGTAAAGCTACAACTGTCGGCTGCTAATTTGAGCTAA